A genomic window from Ruminiclostridium cellulolyticum H10 includes:
- the pstC gene encoding phosphate ABC transporter permease subunit PstC, which yields MTDITSTFRNKKAVNSRIKRMRISNVIARNILFLFAIITILTTVGIIVSLLKDSIGFFSKVSITDFLFGTKWTPLFSSPSFGVLPLVTGTLIITLTSAVISIPVGLFTAIYLSEYANKRVRKIIKPILEVLAGIPSIVFGYFALTLITPVLKSFIPQTEIFNALSASIAVGIMTIPLVSSLSEDALRAVPDSLRQGALALGSTKMETSMKVVVPAAISGISASFVLAISRAIGETMIVTIAAGARPNLTFNPLESVQTMTSFIVQASQGDNPHGTVGYYSLFAVGLLLFLITLGLNIFSHRIVEKYRKEY from the coding sequence ATGACAGATATAACAAGTACTTTTCGGAATAAAAAAGCTGTAAACAGCAGGATTAAAAGAATGAGGATTTCAAATGTAATTGCTAGAAACATCCTGTTTTTGTTTGCAATAATTACAATATTAACGACAGTCGGAATTATAGTATCACTGCTCAAGGATTCCATTGGATTTTTTTCAAAGGTATCAATAACGGATTTTCTCTTTGGAACAAAATGGACACCACTATTCAGCAGTCCCAGCTTCGGAGTACTTCCTCTGGTAACGGGAACATTAATAATCACACTTACATCGGCGGTTATATCAATCCCTGTAGGCTTGTTTACTGCAATTTATCTAAGTGAGTATGCCAATAAAAGAGTGAGAAAGATTATAAAGCCTATTCTTGAGGTTTTGGCAGGGATACCCTCAATAGTATTTGGATACTTTGCGTTGACCCTGATAACACCGGTGCTTAAATCATTTATACCCCAGACTGAGATATTCAATGCACTTAGTGCGAGTATTGCGGTTGGTATTATGACAATACCGTTGGTTTCTTCGCTGAGTGAGGATGCACTAAGGGCTGTTCCTGACAGTTTAAGACAGGGAGCACTTGCTTTAGGCTCAACAAAAATGGAAACCTCTATGAAAGTAGTTGTTCCAGCAGCGATATCGGGAATATCTGCATCATTCGTTCTTGCAATTTCAAGGGCTATAGGTGAAACAATGATTGTAACAATTGCTGCGGGAGCAAGGCCAAACCTGACATTTAATCCATTGGAAAGTGTTCAGACCATGACTTCCTTTATAGTACAGGCTAGTCAAGGAGATAATCCTCACGGAACAGTAGGCTATTATTCCCTATTTGCGGTAGGTCTGCTTCTTTTCCTTATTACATTGGGACTAAATATTTTTTCCCATCGCATTGTTGAAAAATACAGGAAGGAATATTAA
- a CDS encoding methyl-accepting chemotaxis protein translates to MSVTKICRKIKNTNIRLRIQLLIVLITVTLIPIIAVSTTTYITTIGKITELSLNNLKSDSYNTMSNIELKIKSLDSTIKGVASQTDFLVGLEMANSVNEKMDTVTYSGIQLSMKNVVEGSEGLIQTMYLCNKRGKVIATAAKRTKTAGVDDFYNMQLFESIKKDANNEVIVGNSIILKGANKKVIPVTRAVKSLAGFSGTITALVDYEKFFKFGKNQIESEIIILDSGLKAFYGKDNNEINSKIPIKEAVDDENITYMDSGTKKIAHLYKSDLTNWIVCAQMDYSKVMLPVKQYILILIIVLVLSLLLAAFISIFYSKYISSPVVELTRQIKKVEDGFLEVHFEKRSNISEINSLTTAFENMVRNLNILISGISSASKEIDEMSALMYSEASESFEKSEFTQKSISNINVNIKDQADNTSNATVEIKSLAEQIATTREHSNNVYNFLDRLNNSAKRGKSQMDKLEANSTLNLQSISKMNEMIIGLQTQMKQINTITAAIQSVAKQTQLLSLNARIEASRAGESGKGFAVVADEIKELSIQTNSQAGVIRNMIESIVQNSNNLTKGFEEVSKGTDSQNSCINETKDCFLEIKKNIDNINSRLFNITDYLQEMDKQKDNLVLLVNQINNAAVEIAHSSDHVHEYTKNHIISVKKVHEKSNIFKSLSQKLNSSVGLFKV, encoded by the coding sequence ATGAGTGTAACAAAAATATGCAGAAAAATAAAAAATACAAATATAAGACTTCGCATACAACTGCTTATAGTACTTATAACAGTAACACTTATTCCAATAATCGCAGTAAGTACTACAACTTACATCACAACCATAGGAAAAATAACTGAACTCTCATTAAATAATCTTAAATCTGATTCCTATAATACTATGAGTAATATAGAACTAAAAATAAAAAGTTTGGACAGTACAATCAAGGGAGTGGCTTCCCAGACAGACTTTTTGGTTGGACTTGAAATGGCCAATAGTGTTAATGAAAAGATGGATACAGTAACATATAGCGGAATTCAGCTCTCGATGAAAAATGTAGTAGAAGGATCAGAAGGACTCATTCAAACAATGTATTTATGCAATAAAAGGGGAAAAGTAATAGCCACAGCTGCAAAAAGAACAAAAACAGCAGGTGTAGATGATTTTTATAATATGCAGCTTTTTGAAAGTATAAAAAAAGATGCAAACAATGAAGTTATAGTCGGTAATTCTATTATTTTAAAAGGTGCAAACAAAAAGGTTATACCTGTTACGAGAGCAGTTAAAAGTCTGGCAGGTTTTAGCGGAACCATAACTGCACTGGTGGACTATGAGAAATTCTTCAAATTTGGTAAGAACCAAATTGAAAGCGAAATTATTATATTGGACAGCGGACTAAAAGCTTTTTACGGCAAGGACAATAATGAAATAAACAGCAAAATACCAATTAAAGAAGCTGTGGATGATGAAAATATTACATATATGGATTCAGGAACCAAAAAAATTGCACACTTGTATAAATCAGATCTTACAAACTGGATAGTGTGTGCTCAAATGGACTATAGCAAAGTAATGTTACCTGTAAAGCAATATATTCTCATCCTAATAATCGTTTTGGTTTTATCACTTCTGCTTGCTGCATTTATTTCCATCTTTTATTCAAAATATATATCAAGTCCTGTAGTTGAACTCACACGACAAATAAAGAAAGTTGAAGATGGCTTTCTGGAAGTTCATTTTGAAAAAAGAAGCAATATATCAGAAATAAACAGTTTAACAACTGCATTTGAAAATATGGTTAGAAATTTAAATATACTTATTTCCGGTATTAGCTCGGCTTCCAAGGAAATAGACGAAATGTCCGCCCTTATGTATAGTGAGGCCAGTGAGTCATTTGAAAAGTCAGAATTTACTCAAAAATCAATCTCAAACATAAATGTTAATATAAAGGACCAAGCGGACAATACAAGCAACGCGACGGTGGAAATAAAAAGTCTTGCAGAACAGATTGCTACAACAAGGGAACATTCAAACAATGTCTACAACTTTCTTGACAGGCTTAACAATTCAGCAAAAAGAGGTAAAAGCCAAATGGATAAGCTGGAGGCAAATTCTACACTAAATCTGCAAAGCATTAGTAAAATGAATGAAATGATAATTGGGCTCCAGACACAAATGAAACAGATAAATACTATAACTGCTGCAATTCAGAGTGTAGCTAAACAGACACAGTTGTTGTCACTTAATGCAAGGATAGAGGCTTCAAGGGCAGGGGAATCGGGAAAAGGCTTTGCTGTAGTGGCTGATGAAATTAAGGAACTATCTATTCAGACAAACTCACAAGCAGGAGTAATTAGAAATATGATTGAGAGTATTGTACAAAATTCAAACAACCTGACTAAGGGCTTTGAAGAGGTAAGCAAAGGAACTGATTCTCAAAATAGCTGTATTAATGAAACAAAAGACTGCTTTCTGGAAATCAAAAAGAACATTGATAATATAAATAGCCGTCTTTTTAATATAACAGATTATTTACAGGAAATGGATAAACAGAAAGACAATCTTGTATTACTGGTAAATCAAATAAATAACGCTGCCGTAGAGATAGCACACAGTTCTGACCATGTTCATGAATACACTAAAAACCATATTATTTCTGTAAAAAAAGTCCATGAAAAATCAAACATATTTAAGAGCTTATCCCAAAAACTGAATTCATCTGTAGGATTATTTAAAGTTTAG
- a CDS encoding chemotaxis protein CheW, which translates to MSTQLVLFKVNNEIFAISINNVNIIERITDIYKVPDTPEYIDGLINLRGKVHTVFNLRKKFGYSPKESDDNTRIIILNHQSNVGLLVDEVMEIFSAEDSEVKPAPELISGISGKFFSGVIERDGRIVLILDLEKLFEVK; encoded by the coding sequence ATGTCTACGCAATTGGTTTTGTTTAAGGTAAACAATGAAATATTTGCTATTAGTATAAACAACGTAAATATAATTGAAAGAATTACGGATATTTACAAAGTTCCTGATACACCGGAGTATATTGACGGATTGATTAATTTAAGAGGAAAGGTTCATACAGTTTTTAACCTTAGAAAGAAGTTCGGCTATTCACCAAAAGAGTCTGATGACAATACAAGAATTATTATATTGAATCATCAATCAAACGTCGGCCTTCTCGTTGATGAAGTAATGGAAATATTCAGTGCTGAGGATTCTGAAGTAAAGCCTGCTCCTGAACTTATATCAGGTATTTCAGGTAAGTTCTTCAGCGGTGTTATTGAAAGAGACGGTCGTATAGTACTTATTCTTGATCTCGAAAAATTGTTTGAAGTGAAGTAA
- the argJ gene encoding bifunctional glutamate N-acetyltransferase/amino-acid acetyltransferase ArgJ: protein MNIIDGGVTAPKGFKAAGVACGIKKNNRKDLAIVCSEDTAVASGVFTTNVVKGHSLQVSMEHIKNGFARAIVINSGNANACVGETGYKDAKEMAELTAELLQCDAQDILVNSTGVIGTKLNMPSVRSGIRSAVNALSSEGGSDAEEAIMTTDLMPKEIAVDIELQGETIRIGGIAKGSGMIHPNMATMISIITTDANISRSLLDKALKQCVKKTFNRVSVDGDTSVCDSVFVLANGFADNDAIVKEDYEYSKFVDAMMFVCTYLARLVAKDGEGATKLIEIKVDGASDESDAYKVVSTVAKSPLVKTTIFGEDANWGRIFTAVGYSGASFDPNLTDIYIGDILVCRNGSAANFDEAAVKEIMKKKEIVIKINLKKGKVSDRIWTCDFSYDYVKINGSYRS from the coding sequence ATGAATATAATTGATGGTGGTGTTACTGCTCCCAAAGGCTTTAAAGCTGCAGGAGTTGCCTGTGGAATAAAGAAGAATAACAGAAAGGATCTTGCAATAGTGTGTTCTGAGGATACAGCCGTAGCTTCGGGCGTATTTACAACCAACGTTGTTAAAGGACACTCCTTGCAGGTTTCGATGGAACATATTAAAAATGGTTTTGCAAGAGCAATTGTGATCAACAGTGGAAATGCCAATGCCTGTGTCGGTGAAACCGGTTATAAGGATGCAAAGGAAATGGCTGAACTGACTGCCGAGCTTTTACAGTGCGATGCTCAGGACATTCTTGTTAATTCTACAGGGGTAATAGGTACAAAGCTAAATATGCCTTCCGTCAGGTCAGGCATACGTTCAGCTGTTAATGCCCTAAGCTCAGAGGGAGGGTCAGATGCGGAAGAAGCTATAATGACTACTGACCTTATGCCAAAGGAAATTGCCGTTGATATCGAGCTTCAAGGTGAAACCATCCGTATTGGCGGTATTGCAAAAGGCTCTGGAATGATTCATCCTAACATGGCTACTATGATAAGTATAATAACAACCGATGCAAATATATCAAGAAGCCTTCTTGACAAGGCTCTTAAACAATGTGTAAAAAAGACTTTTAACAGAGTCTCTGTAGATGGTGATACAAGTGTTTGTGATTCTGTGTTTGTACTTGCTAACGGTTTTGCAGATAATGATGCCATTGTAAAGGAAGACTATGAATACTCAAAATTTGTAGATGCGATGATGTTTGTCTGTACCTACCTTGCAAGACTTGTGGCCAAAGATGGTGAAGGGGCTACAAAGCTTATTGAGATTAAGGTTGACGGTGCCAGTGATGAGAGTGATGCTTATAAGGTTGTAAGTACTGTTGCTAAATCCCCATTGGTAAAAACAACTATTTTCGGAGAAGATGCCAACTGGGGAAGAATATTTACGGCTGTAGGATATTCAGGTGCTTCCTTTGACCCTAATCTTACAGATATATATATAGGAGATATCCTTGTTTGTAGAAATGGATCTGCCGCTAATTTTGATGAAGCCGCTGTAAAAGAAATTATGAAGAAAAAAGAGATCGTTATTAAAATAAATCTTAAAAAGGGAAAGGTATCTGATAGAATATGGACTTGTGATTTTTCCTATGACTATGTAAAAATAAACGGAAGTTACAGAAGTTAA
- the alaS gene encoding alanine--tRNA ligase — translation MQKLGLNELRERYLKFFESKGHLRLPSAPLVPKNDPSLLLINSGMAPLKPFFTGQEEPPRKRVTTCQKCIRTPDIENVGKTARHGTYFEMLGNFSFGDYFKNEAIPWAWEFVTKDLEMPVDKLWVTIYEDDDEAFDIWHKVVGLPAERIVRMGKKDNFWEHGIGPCGPCSEIYFDRGPEKGCGSPDCKVGCECDRYVEFWNNVFTQFNKDEQGNYTRLAHPNIDTGMGLERLACISQDVDNLFEVDTVWNILEFICKTAGVEYKKSEKTDVSIRVVTDHIRSTTMMVCDGVLPSNEGRGYVLRRLLRRAARHGRLLGINKPFLYDVAMVVINESKEAYPELAEKADYIKKVIKIEEERFEATVDQGIIILNEFIDEIKAEKQNVIPGEMVFKLHDTYGFPLDLTREIAEENGLGIDEEGFKREMDAQRKKARDAHNSKDTSAWSDSVYDKLDKSQKTAFVGYENTASDSVILYIVKDGEIVDTAQEGDEITVILDKTPFYAEMGGQVGDTGILTAQNGKVKIENCTKTADGKFLHTGFVETGIVETGSTITASIDEKRRIAINRNHTVTHLLHKALRTVLGDHVHQAGSLVEPNKLRFDFSHFSAMTPEELKKVEDITNEVILSSMNVNIKEMSIDEAKKLGALALFGEKYGNTVRVVKVEDYSIELCGGTHLNNTAQAGLVKILGESGVAAGVRRLEALTGEAAIRYYTDRENLLNEVAQALKAAPQDSLKKVESLGQELKNAEKEIEQLRNKLVSGEAESVLANAVEIKGVKVVTARFDTMDMEGLRNTGDMLKNKLGSGVVVLGSGYGEKVSFIVTATKDVVAKGIHSGNIIKEVAKTAGGGGGGRPDMAQAGGKDLSKIDEALKTAASIVESQIK, via the coding sequence ATGCAAAAACTAGGATTGAATGAATTAAGAGAACGTTATCTGAAGTTTTTTGAAAGCAAGGGACATTTAAGGCTTCCAAGTGCACCACTGGTTCCTAAAAATGATCCCAGCCTATTACTTATTAACTCTGGAATGGCACCGTTGAAGCCATTTTTTACCGGGCAAGAGGAGCCTCCGAGAAAAAGAGTTACAACCTGTCAGAAATGTATAAGAACTCCTGATATAGAGAATGTTGGTAAAACTGCCCGCCATGGTACGTATTTTGAAATGCTTGGTAATTTTTCATTTGGGGATTACTTTAAAAACGAAGCTATTCCATGGGCTTGGGAATTTGTCACTAAAGACCTTGAAATGCCTGTAGACAAATTATGGGTAACAATTTATGAAGATGATGATGAAGCTTTTGACATATGGCATAAGGTTGTGGGTTTGCCTGCCGAAAGAATTGTACGTATGGGTAAAAAGGATAATTTCTGGGAGCATGGTATTGGCCCTTGCGGCCCTTGTTCCGAAATATATTTTGACAGGGGACCAGAAAAAGGCTGTGGAAGTCCTGACTGTAAGGTTGGCTGTGAGTGCGATCGCTACGTAGAATTCTGGAACAATGTTTTCACACAGTTCAACAAGGATGAGCAAGGCAACTATACAAGACTTGCTCACCCCAATATTGATACGGGAATGGGGCTTGAAAGGCTTGCATGTATTTCACAGGATGTTGATAATCTCTTTGAGGTTGACACTGTATGGAATATACTGGAATTTATATGCAAAACAGCAGGAGTTGAATACAAAAAATCCGAGAAAACAGATGTTTCTATACGTGTAGTAACAGACCACATCAGAAGTACAACAATGATGGTTTGTGATGGGGTTCTTCCATCAAATGAAGGAAGAGGGTATGTTTTAAGAAGGCTATTGAGGAGAGCTGCAAGACATGGCAGGCTTTTGGGTATTAACAAACCTTTCCTGTACGATGTAGCAATGGTGGTAATAAACGAATCAAAGGAAGCTTATCCTGAACTGGCTGAGAAGGCTGACTACATTAAAAAGGTTATAAAAATAGAGGAAGAGCGTTTTGAGGCAACAGTTGATCAGGGAATAATTATCCTCAATGAATTTATAGATGAAATTAAAGCCGAAAAACAGAATGTGATTCCGGGGGAAATGGTTTTCAAACTCCATGATACCTACGGGTTTCCTCTTGACCTTACCAGAGAAATTGCAGAAGAAAACGGACTGGGTATTGACGAGGAAGGTTTTAAAAGGGAAATGGATGCCCAGAGGAAGAAAGCAAGAGATGCTCACAACAGCAAGGATACATCTGCATGGTCTGACAGTGTATATGACAAACTGGACAAGAGTCAGAAAACTGCTTTTGTGGGATATGAAAATACAGCCTCCGATTCTGTAATCCTTTATATTGTAAAAGATGGAGAGATAGTTGATACCGCTCAGGAAGGGGACGAAATAACCGTTATTCTTGATAAGACACCATTTTATGCTGAAATGGGTGGTCAGGTAGGTGACACAGGAATTCTTACTGCCCAGAACGGTAAAGTTAAAATTGAGAACTGCACCAAAACCGCTGATGGAAAATTCCTCCATACAGGGTTCGTTGAAACTGGTATTGTGGAAACAGGTAGTACAATTACTGCATCAATAGATGAAAAAAGAAGAATTGCAATAAATAGAAACCATACGGTTACCCACTTATTGCACAAGGCACTGAGAACTGTATTGGGAGACCATGTGCATCAGGCAGGATCTCTAGTGGAACCAAATAAATTGAGATTTGACTTTAGCCATTTTTCAGCAATGACACCTGAAGAACTTAAAAAGGTTGAGGATATCACAAATGAGGTTATTCTCAGCAGTATGAATGTTAACATAAAAGAAATGTCCATTGATGAAGCTAAGAAACTCGGTGCACTGGCTTTATTCGGTGAAAAATACGGCAATACCGTTAGAGTTGTAAAGGTAGAGGATTACAGCATTGAATTGTGCGGAGGTACTCACCTAAATAACACTGCTCAGGCCGGTCTTGTTAAAATTCTCGGAGAAAGCGGCGTAGCAGCAGGTGTAAGGAGGCTTGAGGCACTTACTGGAGAAGCTGCTATAAGGTATTACACCGATAGAGAAAACCTGCTGAATGAAGTTGCACAGGCTTTAAAGGCAGCTCCACAGGACAGCCTTAAAAAAGTTGAAAGCCTTGGACAGGAACTTAAAAATGCAGAAAAAGAAATTGAACAGCTTCGCAACAAACTGGTAAGCGGAGAAGCAGAAAGCGTACTTGCCAATGCTGTTGAAATTAAAGGAGTAAAGGTAGTTACAGCACGATTTGACACAATGGATATGGAAGGACTTAGAAATACTGGAGATATGCTGAAAAACAAGCTTGGTTCAGGTGTAGTTGTTCTTGGATCAGGTTACGGTGAAAAGGTCAGCTTTATTGTAACCGCCACAAAGGATGTTGTGGCAAAAGGAATCCATTCGGGGAATATAATCAAGGAAGTTGCAAAAACTGCCGGAGGAGGCGGTGGCGGACGTCCAGATATGGCACAGGCAGGCGGTAAGGATTTATCGAAAATAGATGAAGCATTGAAGACAGCTGCTTCTATTGTAGAATCACAAATTAAATAA
- a CDS encoding histidine triad nucleotide-binding protein: MNDCIFCKIINGEIPSKKVYETDKVYAFHDINPEAPVHVLIVPKEHIASHNELSSENVDVMKDIHLAANEIARKLGISESGYRLINNCGADAGQTVFHLHYHLAGGTAMGSKIL; encoded by the coding sequence ATGAACGATTGTATATTTTGTAAGATAATAAATGGCGAAATTCCTTCAAAGAAGGTTTACGAAACGGATAAGGTCTATGCTTTTCATGATATAAATCCTGAAGCACCGGTACATGTGCTGATAGTTCCTAAAGAACATATTGCTTCACATAATGAACTTTCTTCAGAAAATGTTGACGTAATGAAGGATATTCATCTGGCTGCTAATGAAATTGCAAGGAAACTGGGAATTTCCGAAAGTGGATACAGATTGATAAATAACTGCGGAGCAGACGCAGGACAAACAGTGTTCCATTTGCATTATCATCTGGCAGGAGGAACTGCAATGGGTTCTAAAATCCTGTAG
- the pstA gene encoding phosphate ABC transporter permease PstA, with product MNQIKYRKMKNSIFHGVIFCVTLIGIVVLVILLADIIMRGVPYLTKNFFTSFPSRFPKKAGILPGIYGSVYIILLTILFAVPIGLGTAVYLEEYAKNNRFTKFIKINISNLSGTPSIVYGLLGLTVFVKTLGLGKSIVAGALTMSLVVLPIVIVSSQEAIKAVPQYLRHGSYALGATKWQTIRKIVIPTALPGIFTGVILSVSRALGETAPLIMVGAATYVSKLPEGLNSIFTALPLQIYYWMGLPKEQFKDLAAAGIIVLLAILLTTNAITIVLRNKYQKSVE from the coding sequence ATGAATCAGATTAAGTACAGAAAAATGAAAAACTCAATTTTTCACGGTGTAATATTTTGTGTGACGCTGATAGGAATAGTAGTACTTGTTATTCTGCTAGCTGATATTATTATGAGAGGCGTACCGTATCTTACCAAAAACTTTTTTACCAGCTTTCCATCTCGTTTTCCTAAAAAGGCCGGAATATTGCCTGGTATCTATGGGAGTGTATACATTATACTGCTGACTATACTCTTTGCGGTTCCTATAGGTTTAGGGACAGCAGTATATTTAGAGGAATACGCTAAAAACAATCGTTTTACCAAATTTATAAAAATAAACATATCAAATCTGTCAGGAACTCCGTCAATTGTGTATGGTTTACTTGGACTTACTGTTTTTGTAAAAACACTTGGCCTAGGGAAAAGTATTGTAGCCGGAGCATTAACCATGTCGCTAGTTGTACTCCCTATAGTAATAGTTTCATCTCAGGAAGCCATAAAAGCAGTACCACAGTATTTAAGACACGGTTCATATGCACTCGGTGCTACCAAGTGGCAAACTATCAGAAAAATAGTAATACCGACAGCACTTCCCGGAATATTTACAGGAGTCATACTATCCGTATCAAGAGCATTAGGAGAGACTGCACCTCTTATAATGGTAGGGGCGGCAACATATGTTTCCAAGCTTCCTGAAGGATTAAATTCAATATTTACAGCATTGCCACTGCAAATATATTATTGGATGGGACTTCCAAAAGAACAGTTTAAGGATTTGGCTGCTGCCGGTATTATAGTGCTCCTGGCAATCCTTTTAACAACAAATGCAATTACTATTGTACTTAGAAATAAATATCAAAAATCTGTAGAATAG
- a CDS encoding HAD family hydrolase, whose translation MKYTTVLFDLDGTLINSLEDLAESANEALTKHGFKAHPLEAYKKFVGNGVRNLIKSATPDGTEDSVVDMILEDYRKIYNKNYVNKTRVYAGIHEMLENLKKVGVKMGVCSNKPHKPTNEIVEKLLGNKYFDVVFGEREGIPRKPDPASLIEAAEKLGVVPSQTIYVGDSGGDMESANRAGMLAVGVLWGFREQDELKSCGGKILIASPSELVDFVTGDNRG comes from the coding sequence ATGAAATACACTACCGTACTATTTGATTTGGACGGAACACTTATAAACTCACTTGAGGATTTGGCTGAAAGTGCTAATGAGGCTTTAACAAAGCATGGATTCAAAGCTCATCCTCTGGAGGCATACAAAAAATTTGTTGGAAACGGAGTACGGAACCTTATTAAAAGTGCTACACCTGACGGAACAGAGGACAGCGTCGTTGATATGATACTCGAAGATTACCGGAAAATATATAACAAAAACTACGTAAATAAAACCAGAGTTTATGCCGGAATACATGAAATGTTGGAAAATCTTAAAAAAGTGGGGGTAAAAATGGGAGTTTGCTCAAACAAACCTCACAAACCTACAAATGAGATAGTGGAAAAACTACTGGGAAATAAGTATTTTGACGTAGTATTCGGTGAACGGGAGGGAATACCCCGCAAACCGGACCCGGCTTCACTGATAGAGGCGGCTGAAAAACTTGGGGTTGTACCGAGTCAAACCATATATGTGGGGGATTCTGGTGGGGATATGGAATCGGCAAACAGGGCAGGGATGCTGGCAGTAGGTGTATTATGGGGATTTAGGGAACAAGATGAATTAAAATCCTGCGGTGGAAAGATACTGATTGCTTCGCCATCTGAATTGGTGGACTTTGTAACTGGGGATAACAGGGGTTAA
- a CDS encoding PstS family phosphate ABC transporter substrate-binding protein — protein MAKLVNKKRIVSLVLGVALTVSLTACGDNTKSNQDVSTKLTGKIVIDGSSTVYPVSSAVAEEFQNEQPDVEVSVAMSGTGGGMKKFAAGEIDICDASRKIKPEEAEAAKAKGIDFVELEVAYDGISVVVNKDNTWAESITVDELNKIWGKDSKVKTWKEVNPAWPDEPLKLYGPGTDSGTFEFFTEVINKKAKESRTDYTPSEDDNVLVQGIAGDKDAMGYFGFAYYEENQDSLRVLKIDSGKGPIEPNLETIKNNTYSPLSRPLYIYVNKNKINQSPVKEFIEFYLDNAGDLAKEVGYVPLESYDAEKAKLK, from the coding sequence ATGGCAAAATTAGTGAATAAGAAGAGAATAGTATCCTTGGTATTAGGGGTTGCTTTAACTGTATCCTTGACAGCCTGCGGGGACAATACTAAAAGCAATCAGGATGTAAGCACGAAATTAACCGGGAAAATAGTTATAGACGGTTCAAGTACGGTTTATCCGGTATCATCAGCTGTTGCTGAAGAATTTCAAAACGAGCAGCCGGATGTTGAAGTATCGGTAGCCATGTCAGGAACTGGTGGTGGAATGAAAAAGTTTGCTGCGGGTGAAATTGATATATGTGATGCTTCCAGAAAAATAAAGCCGGAGGAAGCAGAGGCTGCAAAAGCAAAGGGTATAGATTTTGTGGAGCTTGAAGTTGCATATGACGGAATCTCTGTTGTTGTTAACAAAGATAATACCTGGGCTGAATCAATCACTGTTGATGAACTGAATAAAATCTGGGGTAAGGATAGTAAAGTTAAGACATGGAAAGAAGTAAACCCTGCATGGCCAGACGAGCCTTTAAAACTGTATGGACCGGGTACGGACTCAGGTACATTTGAATTCTTTACTGAAGTGATTAATAAGAAAGCAAAGGAATCAAGAACTGATTATACTCCAAGTGAAGATGACAATGTTCTGGTTCAAGGTATTGCAGGAGATAAGGATGCAATGGGGTACTTCGGGTTTGCTTACTACGAAGAAAACCAGGATTCATTGAGAGTATTGAAGATTGATTCAGGGAAGGGGCCTATCGAGCCAAATTTAGAAACAATCAAGAATAATACCTACAGTCCTTTGTCAAGACCATTGTATATATATGTAAATAAAAATAAGATTAATCAGTCTCCGGTTAAAGAATTTATAGAATTCTATCTGGATAATGCAGGAGATTTGGCTAAAGAAGTAGGATATGTACCTCTTGAAAGCTATGATGCAGAAAAAGCTAAGCTCAAATAA